DNA from Vibrio gazogenes:
GCACGCCAAACATATGATCGGTGGTGCTGAGTACCGACAGCGCGTTCACCTGGCCGATCGCATGTCCTTCCGTCTGCATCAACGTGGTGCCGTTGAGAAATCCTTCCATCACATTATGCTGGATACGATTAACCCGTAGTTCCTGATTGTGCAGTGCCGCATCAACATGCCCCTGACGAATCATATTCGAGTTGGCTTGCTTGGCCACATAGTTTGATTCGCGGAGTAGATTTGCGATATGTGCTGAGTGTAGTGACAGTTTATTTTGATCTCCGGCGATGCGGGAGCTGTGTTCAATGATGCGCCCCATCGCTTTGCGATCACAATGGAGTAGGTTGTTGTCGTGCACGAAGCTGGAGATAAATCGTGCATATTGTAGTTCTGAGTCTGCGTTGCGAGGCATCTCATCCTCAAAATCAGCGGTGACCCGGAAGAGTTCACCGAACTCAGGATCATAATTCGTCAGTAGTTGGTAAGTCCGGTAATCCCCGAACAGAATGATTTTTACATTCAGTGGAATGGGTTCGGGATCCAGTGAAATCGCACCACTTAACGTGACTTCTCTCTCCAGCGACGTCATGCTGATCTGACGTGAACGCAGCGCGCGTTTCAGACCATCCCAGACGTAGGGCCGTTCCAACACCTTAATCGCATCCATAAGCAGAACCCCGCCATTGGCACGGTGTAAACTCCCTGAGCGAATCAGTGAAAAATCGGTGAATACAGTCCCTTTGTAGGTGGCGTTTTCGATATAGCCGAACAGCGAGTGATAATTCGGATTTTCTTCAACCACGATTGGAAAGCAGTCTTTCGGGTGGCTGACCAACACATTGACTTTGTAGCGACGTGGTAATTTTTTGTCCAACGCGGCTGCCGAGATCTCACCCTGTTCGCCACTTTCTTCCAGAAAGATATCGACATTGTCGATAATATCTTTGCGCAGATCTTCAAGATGGGTTTTGATTTCCGGGTAACCGGAATAATCCTTTTTAAGTTTTTTGATAAAGTGATTGAGCACTTCGCCGGTGACTTCATCATTGAGTTTTTTAATTTTTTCGTTGTAGCTTTCTTCCCACTCAGAGAGTTGGCGAACCATATTTCGCAGTTTGACTTCCAGTGCGTCAATGGTTTCTCCGAAATAAGTCTGTTCCTCTTTGGTTAATGCCTCAAATGTGGATTCGGTATGCATCTCATCGCCATTCATGGCGATAAACTGATAATCACCTTGTGGCGTGATGATCAGGCTGACGCCTTTTTCCTTCGCATCGTTGGTAATTTGCTCTAACTCGGTTTGTTGCTTGGCGGCGAGCTGGTTTTTGAGCTGTTCCGCACGGCCGATATACAACTCGTTATCGAATGCCAGTGGAATCGCACCCACCAGTTTTTCGAGCAACTTTTCGATATCCTGACGCAACTGATTGCCAAGCCCGAGTGGCAGTTTTAAAACTTTTGGCGTCCGACTTTCGGTAAAATTGGCTACGTAGCACCAATCAAACAGGGCATCCGGGTCGTGTTGATGGCGATTCAGATAGCGTAGCACCATCGTGCGTTTACCGAGTCCGTTTCTGCCGATGGCGTAAATATTGTATCCTTTCTCCTTGATCGACATGGCGAATTCAACTGCTTTTTGTGCCCGTTCTTGCCCGACGATCTCATCTATAGGGGGTAAATCTTTTGTGGACTTACTGGACAGATTTTCCAGCTTGGCAACATGATAAAGCTGATGTGTTTGTAGTCGTTCGATTGCCATGATTCCCTCACGCCTTTCCTTTTTTTATTCAGTGTAGATGTAATTGTTTGCATTTTTAGTGACTTAGCGCTGATTAGTATCTGATTGGACAAATAAGCAGCAGTTTATGATGAAATGTAACTGAATCATGAAATTATGGTGACCGGGAAAGAGTGCTTTGATAATCAGCATAGAGTCAGTAGACTAGCGTTCCTTTTCGCCCGACAGTATAAAGATGAGCGTAATTCGCCAGGCCGAATGCCATTTTTGTTTTATGCTGATGTCCCATGCTGATAGTCGGGTGCAATGTGTCGATGATGTTTGATTTTTTCTGACGAGAGAAGAGTTTTTATTTTTATGCAGAAAACTGTAAATGTTCCGCAATCGCTGGGTCGCCAGCTTTTCAAAATGACCTGGCCTATGGTCTTTGGCGTACTTTCTCTGATGGGATTCCAGTTGGTTGACAGTATTTTTATCGCGCAACTGGGTGTGTTGCCACTGGCTGCCCAAGGGTTCACATTGCCGATGCAAATGGTCATCATTGGTTTGCAGGTCGGGCTGGGTATCGCGACCACATCTGTGATTGCCCGCGTTCTCGGGGCCGGCAAGTTGCAGGATGCAAAACAGCTGGGTGGCCTGATCCTGACAATTGGTAGTATCAGTGTGGCAGTGTTGACGGTGCTGATCTATCTGCTCCGCCATCCGATTCTGGCATTACTGGGCGCGACACCGGAAGTATTTCCCATTATCGACCAATATTGGATTGTCTGGCTGATCAGTGCCTGGACCGGTGCAACGTTGTACTTCTTGTATAGTATCTGTCGTGCCAATGGTAATACGATCCTCCCCGGGACAATGATGATGGTGACCAGTTTGGTCAACTTGATTCTGGATCCGATTTTTATTTTCTCGTTCGATTTGGGGATCAATGGTGCAGCGTTGGCAACAATCTGTGCGTTTGGGATTGGTATTGCGGTGGTTGCGGTGAAAGTCTTGTCCCGCCATTGGATGTCGTTTCAATGGGAAGGGTTGGATATCCGGGCCAGTGTGAAGTCGATTTTGCAGGTGATGGGGCCAGCAACCGTGAGTCAGCTACTTCCGCCTGTTTCTTCGATGATGGCAACCCACATTCTGGCGTCATTCGGCAACGAACCCGTTGCTGCGTGGGCGGTGGGGTCACGGTTTGAGTTTTTCTCG
Protein-coding regions in this window:
- a CDS encoding MATE family efflux transporter; protein product: MQKTVNVPQSLGRQLFKMTWPMVFGVLSLMGFQLVDSIFIAQLGVLPLAAQGFTLPMQMVIIGLQVGLGIATTSVIARVLGAGKLQDAKQLGGLILTIGSISVAVLTVLIYLLRHPILALLGATPEVFPIIDQYWIVWLISAWTGATLYFLYSICRANGNTILPGTMMMVTSLVNLILDPIFIFSFDLGINGAALATICAFGIGIAVVAVKVLSRHWMSFQWEGLDIRASVKSILQVMGPATVSQLLPPVSSMMATHILASFGNEPVAAWAVGSRFEFFSLVAVLALTMAMPPMVARMLGERKITEIRHLVGIAVRFVLIFQTVFAVLVFFLASSIVMWMADVTMIQQLLRWHLIFVPISLGPLGICMLMVSIQNALAKSYTALVISALRLFVFFLPCLWIGAQIAELKGIYLGSMIGNILAGLCAWLIYRRTIRQIEQTVSSD
- a CDS encoding Lon protease family protein gives rise to the protein MAIERLQTHQLYHVAKLENLSSKSTKDLPPIDEIVGQERAQKAVEFAMSIKEKGYNIYAIGRNGLGKRTMVLRYLNRHQHDPDALFDWCYVANFTESRTPKVLKLPLGLGNQLRQDIEKLLEKLVGAIPLAFDNELYIGRAEQLKNQLAAKQQTELEQITNDAKEKGVSLIITPQGDYQFIAMNGDEMHTESTFEALTKEEQTYFGETIDALEVKLRNMVRQLSEWEESYNEKIKKLNDEVTGEVLNHFIKKLKKDYSGYPEIKTHLEDLRKDIIDNVDIFLEESGEQGEISAAALDKKLPRRYKVNVLVSHPKDCFPIVVEENPNYHSLFGYIENATYKGTVFTDFSLIRSGSLHRANGGVLLMDAIKVLERPYVWDGLKRALRSRQISMTSLEREVTLSGAISLDPEPIPLNVKIILFGDYRTYQLLTNYDPEFGELFRVTADFEDEMPRNADSELQYARFISSFVHDNNLLHCDRKAMGRIIEHSSRIAGDQNKLSLHSAHIANLLRESNYVAKQANSNMIRQGHVDAALHNQELRVNRIQHNVMEGFLNGTTLMQTEGHAIGQVNALSVLSTTDHMFGVPNRITATTCYGDGDIIDIERSVDLGGSIHSKGVMILTAYLHSVLGKNAKLPLTTTLTFEQSYGGVDGDSASMAEFCAILSAFSKQPNRQDIAITGSMNQFGESQPIGGVNEKIEGFFDVCAIKGRHPQQGVIIPRSNVHNLMLRNDIVNAIEKQEFHIWAIDHVTEAIEIFTGKPAGTATEDGSYPINSIFGIAQAKLNAMRK